ATAATCCTGTATCAAGGATCTTCTTGAAAACAGCCACTATAGAGTCGGAGTGTAATCATAATGGTAGAAAAGTCACGGCACCAATAGTATATCATGCATTATCAATGTATGCAGGCGAACCAGTTAGTTCATGCCCAATAACAGCTAGGTTTATTGGATCAATTGTTAATGCCATTATGAGGCTTGGTATAAAACTGTTAAAGGGTAGAGAAGATGAGGTTATTGAGGCATTAAAGGATCCAGCTCTTAGACGTGGGGTTTCACTAGTCTTAAAGGGACTAGGTCTTTACGGAGTAACTGTTCCCCAAGAGCTCCCCGCACCATTCCTCATAGTATGGAACTTTACTAACATGTGTAATCTAAAATGTAAGCATTGTTATCAAAGAGCAGATAAGCCATTGCCTAATGAGCTCTCCTTGAAGGAGAAAATAATGGTTGTGGATCAGCTTGATCGTGCCGGTGTTGCAGCAATAGCGTTGAGCGGTGGAGAACCCACTATTCATCCACATTTTCGGAGAATCTTGTACGAGATAGCTTCGAGAGGCATGTATGCAGCTGTAGCAACTAATGGCTGGGTATTTGCTGATATAGAGAAGTTGAAGGAAGCAAAGAAGCTTGGGCTTAGATATGTTGAGGTATCAGTTGACAGCGCTGATCCTAAGAAGCATGATTGGTTCAGAGGGGTTCAGGGATCATGGGAGAGAGCTGTGAAAGCTTTAGAAAACGCTGTTAAGCTTGGCATAAACCATGCTATGGCTACAACTATTACTAAGATGAACATTAATGAAGTAGAGGATCTTCTTGATCTAGCTGAATCCATAGGTGTTAAGAGAGTAGTATTCTTTAACTTCGTGCCTGTAGGTAGGGGGAAAGATAATATATGGTTAGACCTTGACCCCTTGGAGAGAGAAGAATTTCTCAGAACAATATATAAGGAGATGAGCAAGCGTAAAATGGAGATTGTCAGTACCGCGCCACAGTATGGGAGAGTATCTCTACAATTAAGTGGTGGTAAAGAGGTTGCTCCAACACATTTCTATGTTGGAGGAGATCCTATAGTTAGGGCTGTTGCAGAATTTGTTGGCGGATGCGGTGCGGGGAGAATATATGCAGGTATACAGCCTGATGGAACACTTATACCATGCGTATTCCTGCCCATACCAGTAGGAAATCTGCGTGAGAGAACATTCTGGGATCTATGGGTTAACGCCCCTCTCTTCAAATTATTAAGGGATAGATCTAAGCTCCAAGGAGCATGTGCTGTATGCCCATATAAAAACATATGCGGAGGATGCAGAGCTAGAGCATATGCATACTTCAACGATCCAATGGCTCCCGATCCCGGCTGTCTCTATAACATTAAATACTGGAAAAAACTAAAAGAAGAAGCAAAAACCGCCTCCCACATAAAGATAAAGGTAGGTAGCAAAGACTAAAATGCTTAATAAATATATTCGATCAAATAATGTTTTTATATGTTTTTTATCACCTCCTAAATCTATAATGATATTTTGACAGGATAGATCTTAAAAACTCAAAATATATAAGCATATAAAATCATTGTTTGTTTGGAGGCCTTTATGTTGGATAATACGGAGCTATTTCAGAAGATATTGTATACAACCGATTTTTCCAAGGCTTCAGAAAAAGCATTGGATTATGTAATAAAGTTAAAAGGAGCTGGAGCAGAGGAAGTTATAATATTACATGTCGTGGATATCAGTACTCTTGAAGCTTATGAAGACATATATTCACTTAAAGGTATGAGTTCGAACCAGATAATAGAGACTATAAAGAATGAGATAAAAAAGAAACTTGAAGGGATAGAGGAGAAAATACGTGCTCAGGGATTAAAAACAAAAGTGCTGGTTAGAATAGGGAAATCCTATAAAGAGATCGTTAAAGTAGCAGAAGAAGAAAATGTTTCCCTTATAGTGATCGCTTCAATAGGTAGGGGGGTTAAGTGGGGCGTGTTTGATGTATTTTTGGGTTCGACTGCTGGAAAAGTAGTGGCTCGCGCTAAAAGACCTGTTCTAGTGGTGAAGTAATAGCAATGATGCTTGACCTTCTAATAACGCCTAGCTTAATGATCTCATTATCAACAATATTTCCAGCATCAACCTATATGAAGATCTAGCCTTTACCCTTATCTATTGCTCCAGCATCCAGCATGGGTCTAGACTATCTCGGATTATCAGGCGGAGACATGCTAGCAGGAGCAACAATAGTAGCACTAGCATTCATTCTATATTATTCTATGGAATAACAATCTTCATGCTCATAATACTTAACAAGAACATGTTCAAATTCGAATATTGATCAAACCAAGCAATAGTATTCACTATAATAGCAGGCAAAAATGTATCAATAACAATAGCAATACTAGTATTAGTCTTTGGAAAAGCAGGCCAGTTCATGGCTGTATACCCACCAACAATGTCGATCTTTCAAACACCTATATTGGTAATGTATCTAAGATGCAGCGATAAAATAAAGAAACTATTCGAAACAATGGAGAAAGAAACACACATAATTCCAAAACAGGTATAATTAAAACCTAACATCTTCACCATGCATTATCTATTAAAAACATATTATATTTTCACATAACATTTAAGCGGATCAAATGAGAAATATTGTTAATAACTAGTATGTTCTAACTGCTTCAACAATATTCATGGCAGTAATCAACAGAAATAATCATTACTAAAAACATTAAATAATCATCCCTCCTAAGAAATGCAAAACTGATTCTATACTTGCTTGTATAGAATCTATTATATTCTAAGAGGCAAAATATTTCTGGGATTAATAAAAACTACTAGTGTGTCATTATACGGAGTTATTTTGCCCACCATTTCCTTATTTTCTGCGAGAGTTTTAGGTATCCTACTAGGAACGGTATCTGCAATATCGGCGTTATTGCTGGAGGAATGGCCATTAAACCCATTCCTGCCGCAACAGCGATTGCGATAGCTGTTCCCTCATTTTTCCCTACCGAAGTGAATACTATGGCCATGTGATCCTCGTAGTTCAAACCTATTTTCTTATCAAGATAAGTCATAAGTAATAATGTTATTGAATAGTATAAAGCCAGAGGTATTATTACCATACCTACAACGGATGGTTTACTAGCTAGGAGCTTAGCTTTTTCCATAAATATAAGCGCCACTATCGCGAACATACCGAGAATAGATATAGATGGAAACAACGGTCTTAGCCTTTCAAAACCCTTAACCCCCATCTTGCTCAACAGCAAGATACGTGTAATATAACCTAAGATCAAAGGTACAATTACAACGATAAGTATTGTTTTAATCAACAACCATGCAGATACAGAGAGATGGTAAGCGCCAGCAAATATGCTGAGCCAGCCTGGAACAGTTACTATTGCTAGCGTAAAGCTTAGAGCAACAATTACTGTGGCCAATTCTATATTGCCCTCAGATAAACCTGTATATGCTATTGCCATTGATGAACAAGGAACGACTGTGGCAAGGATAAGTCCTAGAGAGAGAACTGGGCTCATATGTAGTAATAGGGTTAAACCAAAAACAAGTAGTGGAGCATAAATGAGACCAATGAGTATAGCAAGAGTTAACTGCTTCCATGATTTAGATGCTTTGGCTAATGCTTCTATTCTAAGATTGATCATCATCGGATAAATCATTGTAATAACTACGATCATGTTTAAGGTGCTAAATATGTTTTTATAATGTTCTACATTAATATGTAATCCCGCAATAAATCCTAAAATCATGGCTACAACAACGTATGGAATCAAATACTTGTCTAAGTGAACCTTTAGCTTCATAAAATCTATTGTCTCCACTAATTGCTTTACAGTGCTCTTAATCTTCTTCTTAATATTATCAAGTGAGAGGTTAATCATTGGATAAGTTGTCATTAATATTTGATAAATTGCCATGAATATTCTAAGGATAATGAATTCAGATAGTTTTAATAAGTTTATTAAATAATATCCAGTAATCAAGCCCATGGCTATTGCTAGAGTTGAATACAGCGGCATATTGGTGGCCAGGTTCTTCTGCATCTTCTTTATGTTCATTTTGCTCACCAGATCTTATGTGCATATGCTTATAATTTTTCACGTATATGTGCATATGCACACACCTTAATAAATTTTTTCATTAGAAATTTGTGCATATGTTTATATAAGAAGAATTAACTAGTCATAGCCTATAGAATATAGAATAGCGCCGCCGCCGGGATTTGAACCCGGGTCACGGGCTCGACAGGCCCGCATACTATTCCGGGCTATACTACGGCGGCTTTTTTCCGTGTTTTTATTGTTTTTGTTTTTGGGTTTTTATGTTTTATGGGTTTTATTTTTATTATTTTATATTGTATTTTGTTTTGGGGTGGTGTTTTGTGGAGGATTTCATTGATCTTGTTTTGGCTTTGTTTTTAGCTTTTAGTGTTGGTCGTTTGTTGGAGGAGGGTTTTTCTCGTTTGGGTGTTCCTTCTGTTTTGGGTGATTTGACTGTTGGTATTATTTTTGGGGCTAGTTTGTTGGGTTGGTATCCTGTTGGGGGTGTTGTTAAGGCTTTTTCTGTTTTTGGCGTGTTTTTGCTTTTGTTTTATGCTGGGCTTGAAACTAGGTATTCTGAGTTTATGCGTAGTTTGCCTGTTTATGGGATTATTACGTTGGGCGAGGTATTGGTTGCTTTTAGTCTTGGATACATTATAGGTGTTTCGTTTGGTTATCCTCCTAAATCTGCTTATTTTGTTGGAACAGTTCTTGTAGCGACGAGTGTTAGTGTATCTATTAAGACGCTTGTTGAGATAAATAAGCTTCATACCTTGGAGGGATACACGGTTATGGGGATAGCTGTCCTAGATGATTTAGCAGCGCTTATAACAATTGTTGTGGGTGCATCCCTGGTAAAAACAGGCACGATTAGTTTTGGAACAGTATCTGAAATATTATTAATAGCTATTTCTGCATGGCTCATAATCGTAGTACTCCTACACAGATATGGAAGCTATATATCGAGACTAGCCAGCCACTTACACACAGATGAATCTATCCTAGTATCTATTTTAGCAACAGTGTTTGGACTAACACTGTTATCACAATACATTAACTTATCACCACTAGTAATAGCATATGCTGCAGGGCTAGGGTTCTCAGAGGCGTGGGGCTCGAGAACAGTAGCTGAAAAAGTTAGATTATTAGCAGTACTATTCTCACCATTATTCTTCATAACAACCACTGCAGAAATAGATTTAAAAACAGCTATTGTGCCACAATATATACTATTTTATACGGTAATGATTATAGCAGCCTTCGTAGGCAAATTATTAGGGGGAGGGCTAACATCTTTCCTAGTAGGCTACCCGGCATGGGCCTCGCTCAGAATAGGAGTAGGCTTGTTTCCAAGAGCTGAATTCTGCATTATAGCAGCGTATATGGGTTATTCATACCATGTTATCGGAGCAGATGTGTATTTGGCGGCACTACTAATAATTGTGGCAACCAACTTTTTAACTCCACCAATACTCAAATATGTATATTCTCATGGGCCACAATATGACCCATTAAAATTTAAGCCTAAAATAGTATTATTCATGGAGAAATTAATGAGGAAAACAAAGAGAACAGGGTGAACACATATAAGTGTATGGCATACTAGTATTATCACTGCTCATATTAATGATTATACTGGTAGCCATAGGCAAACCTAGTAGGGAATATATTGGATTAATACTGATAATAACCCTTCTAATAACAAGAACAATTAGCATTGAAGAATTCATATTATATGTGAACTGGGATGTTTTAGGCTTAATTGTTGGAATGAGTATGTTCTCAATACTCTTGGAGGAGTCGGGCATCGTAGAGTTAGTCTCAATATATATACTTAGAAAAACAACATCGCCGAGAAACATATTGTTTCTATTAACCCTAACAGCAGGACTTGTAAGTATAGCATTGGAAAATGTGACAGTAGTACTGTTATTTGCACCTATAGCGTTCAATATAGCGAGAAAACTCGGAATAAAACCGACATATATGATTATAGGTATAGCTCTAGCATCAAACATGGCTGGCTCCGCAACAATGATCGGGGATCCGCCGGCAATAATTGTGGCAGGCCACTATGATCTATCGTTTGCAGACTTCATAATATACAATGGTAAACCATCCATGTTCTTCATAACACTCGTGCCAATGATAATATCAACATACATATACACTATATTATCAACCCACGAGGAGGTAGAACCAAGAATTGGCATAATCCAAGCAAACAAAAACAGCTGGGAGAAAACAAACAATATAGTAAAGGATAAGTCTTTCTTAGCAGAAGCACTATTATTCCTAACTATAAAAATAACACTGCTCAGCATTAGAGAAACAATAAAGCTCCCACTTACACTTATAGCAGTAATCGGTGTAGGAGGATTAATAACGACAAGAATACTTTTACATCGAGACACTGAATCAGTAAAGAAAAGTATAAGAGAAGGCTTCGACTGGAAACTCCTCCTATTTCTAATAGGAGTATTCGCTCTCAGCGGCGCATTTGCAAAATATGGGTTAGCTAATAAATTTGCAGAGGCATTGCTCAAGATCAGTGGAGATAATATATTTATAATTACAGGTATACTTATATGGTTATCCGTAGCATTCTCAGCAGTAATAGATAATACACCATATGTAGCCACAATGATCCCGGTAATAGATAGTATTGCTGAAAACCTAGGCGTAGAACCATTGAGAATTGCGTGGGCGCTTTTATTAGGTGCAACTCTAGGGGGAGGAATAACATATATTGGGGCATCAGCGAATCTAGTAGCGGTTAGATTATTGGAGAATAGAGGCTATAGGGTCACATTTACAGATTTCATAAAGAAAAGCCTGCCATTCAACTTATCTAACCTACTAGTAGGATGGCTACTATACATTGTTTTCTGGATCATATGGTTTTAAACATAGTATGGATACTGTATAGAATAATAAATTAAAAAATAAGCTATACTACCTATATTAGCAACGCTATAATTAGTGCAGCGATGGCGAGGGTTACTGGGTATTTCCATAGAAACCTAACTCCCTGTGTAGGTTTAAATCTCGGCATAACATTGTCTATTACAGATAATAATATGAATACTACTATGAACTTGGCAAAGATAACTAGTAAGCCTCCGATATAGTTTGTAGAGATATCGATAGGCCATGAACCACCTAGGAATAGTAAAACATATATTATTGGAACAACTATTCTCTCAGCAAACAATATAAAGAATGCTAATGCAAGTCTAGGCCCACCATACTCTGTAAATATACCCCAATATATTTCGCCTTCAGCTTCTGGGAAATCAAAAGGTTTAATCTCCAATATCCCCATCATGGCGAGAAAACCTGCGATCGCCGCAATTATCATTGCTATGAGGGAGAATACATTATCGGTCCATAACTGATAAGATATTAGCGATGATCTATATAGGCTATATTCCACGCCGGGATCTATTTTTGAAGCAATAATCACTGGCACCAAGAAACTACTAATATATGCAGGCTCGGCACTGACAAGTAAAGCCATATACCTGCCAACACCAAGACTTGTATAGGGATTAGGGGTTGCTAATCCTAGAAACATTATTGATAAACTAGCCCATAACGCTAGATAGAAGAATAATATGATGTCGAATGGTGCATGAACAGGGTCATATGCTAACGGCGTCATCAATGTCAATACAGTTATTGCACCAACACCTAAAGCAGCAATAATAACAGGGGCTATCTTCGCCGAATACCTCGATACAACATCTTCCTTAAGCAACAGCTTCATGAGATCAGCGAATGGTTGTAGAAGACCAAACGGCCCAACATATGTTGGTCCCCGCCTATACTGTACTCTGCCAGCAACTTTTCTATAGATCCACTGCGTAAATATTATCATTATTATTATGAATAATAAGCCAGGATATAATAGAGATTGTAAGGTATAGGAACCTAGATCTCCCCATGTCATCCATGATCACCCATAAACATATGCTAATACAATTATAGTTAACAACAATACAAGCATCCATGCGAACCAATTATTTAAAATACTTGTTCCACCGCCCTCCTCAATAATTTTAGAGAGTTTTGGAAGGGATCTTTTAATAATATCGGTGAACACGTGTGAGACAGGTGCAGATAAAGTCTCCTCTGTGTATTCTTGGCCGCACATTACAACTTCTTCTTTTAACCTACTCGGGCTCTTCAGCTTCTCCCCATAAATCTTACCTAATAGTTTATAGAGGATCAAATATATAATTATTCCATTTAAAACCGCTAACCCGGTCACCAGTAGAGTTGCTATATAGATATCTAACCCATTCATTAATGCTCACCCCTCTCTAATCAAATATTTTCTTAGCATATTTCTCAAAAACACTAGAGATATGCACCCATGCCCCCTCATCTGATAGGTCAACTGCTCTTATCCAGTGAACATAGAGGTGTTTCTTGTTCTCATCGACATCGATAGTTATTGTTCCAGGGGTATTTGTTATTGAATTAGCTATGGTTGTAACAGCATAATCTGTTTCTACACTATAGGGTATTCTCACAATTGCAGGCTTAACATTTGATGGTTTAAATATCAACTTTATAACCTCCCAGTGAGCTTTCGCTTCTATTATGGTGAAATATAGTATTGCATAGACTAAGCCCCAAAACCACCTAATAGGACTATATATTTTTCCAGCGTTTCTTACTACAGCATCACCGAATAGGTAAGCTACAAATACAGCAACAATTATTCCCAGTAATAACTCGAACAAACTATATGATCCAGTGTAGATTAGGTAAATAATTATTAATGGAATAATTAACGCTATAATTGCTTTCACTTTATCCACTCTTCTCACCTCTAATTTTCTTCTCCAACAATCTTACATCCAGTGTTCCATATTTTTGGTAGAGAAGCAATGTTACATAGCCAAGGAATACGAGAACAGCTAGCCCGATTACTATAGCTGTAACAACTAGGACTTGTGGAATGGGGTCAACAGCTTCTCCAGCGAAATTCAATAATTCATTGTAACCAGCAACCGGGTGATCTGTAAATGATATTCCCGGGAATACTGGCGGCTTAATCATGCCTGCGTGGACACCGATCATGACAGCTATAAGATTGCCTGTATCGCTAAGTATGCTTAGAAGTATTAGTTTCTTAACAATATTGGGACGTGTAGCCATTCCATATACTGTGATCACTATTATTGTTATAGTGACAGCATATATATAGCTCCATATAAGTGTTGAAACATCAATCACTCTATATCACCTCCCTCAACGAGCTTCTTCTTCGGCAAAGCCATTATTATAAAAGCAAGGCTGAGACCAGCCGATACAGCTAGAAACTCGGCTAGATTGAGGAATATGAGAGAGCCGCTGTAGAGTATATTTCCGAAAACACCTA
This is a stretch of genomic DNA from Staphylothermus hellenicus DSM 12710. It encodes these proteins:
- a CDS encoding arsenic resistance protein, with product MNIKKMQKNLATNMPLYSTLAIAMGLITGYYLINLLKLSEFIILRIFMAIYQILMTTYPMINLSLDNIKKKIKSTVKQLVETIDFMKLKVHLDKYLIPYVVVAMILGFIAGLHINVEHYKNIFSTLNMIVVITMIYPMMINLRIEALAKASKSWKQLTLAILIGLIYAPLLVFGLTLLLHMSPVLSLGLILATVVPCSSMAIAYTGLSEGNIELATVIVALSFTLAIVTVPGWLSIFAGAYHLSVSAWLLIKTILIVVIVPLILGYITRILLLSKMGVKGFERLRPLFPSISILGMFAIVALIFMEKAKLLASKPSVVGMVIIPLALYYSITLLLMTYLDKKIGLNYEDHMAIVFTSVGKNEGTAIAIAVAAGMGLMAIPPAITPILQIPFLVGYLKLSQKIRKWWAK
- a CDS encoding SLC13 family permease translates to MYGILVLSLLILMIILVAIGKPSREYIGLILIITLLITRTISIEEFILYVNWDVLGLIVGMSMFSILLEESGIVELVSIYILRKTTSPRNILFLLTLTAGLVSIALENVTVVLLFAPIAFNIARKLGIKPTYMIIGIALASNMAGSATMIGDPPAIIVAGHYDLSFADFIIYNGKPSMFFITLVPMIISTYIYTILSTHEEVEPRIGIIQANKNSWEKTNNIVKDKSFLAEALLFLTIKITLLSIRETIKLPLTLIAVIGVGGLITTRILLHRDTESVKKSIREGFDWKLLLFLIGVFALSGAFAKYGLANKFAEALLKISGDNIFIITGILIWLSVAFSAVIDNTPYVATMIPVIDSIAENLGVEPLRIAWALLLGATLGGGITYIGASANLVAVRLLENRGYRVTFTDFIKKSLPFNLSNLLVGWLLYIVFWIIWF
- a CDS encoding radical SAM/SPASM domain-containing protein; this translates as MNNKSQDNSKSDQRGGIGALLAGLRTLFDNPVSRIFLKTATIESECNHNGRKVTAPIVYHALSMYAGEPVSSCPITARFIGSIVNAIMRLGIKLLKGREDEVIEALKDPALRRGVSLVLKGLGLYGVTVPQELPAPFLIVWNFTNMCNLKCKHCYQRADKPLPNELSLKEKIMVVDQLDRAGVAAIALSGGEPTIHPHFRRILYEIASRGMYAAVATNGWVFADIEKLKEAKKLGLRYVEVSVDSADPKKHDWFRGVQGSWERAVKALENAVKLGINHAMATTITKMNINEVEDLLDLAESIGVKRVVFFNFVPVGRGKDNIWLDLDPLEREEFLRTIYKEMSKRKMEIVSTAPQYGRVSLQLSGGKEVAPTHFYVGGDPIVRAVAEFVGGCGAGRIYAGIQPDGTLIPCVFLPIPVGNLRERTFWDLWVNAPLFKLLRDRSKLQGACAVCPYKNICGGCRARAYAYFNDPMAPDPGCLYNIKYWKKLKEEAKTASHIKIKVGSKD
- a CDS encoding Na+/H+ antiporter subunit E is translated as MDKVKAIIALIIPLIIIYLIYTGSYSLFELLLGIIVAVFVAYLFGDAVVRNAGKIYSPIRWFWGLVYAILYFTIIEAKAHWEVIKLIFKPSNVKPAIVRIPYSVETDYAVTTIANSITNTPGTITIDVDENKKHLYVHWIRAVDLSDEGAWVHISSVFEKYAKKIFD
- a CDS encoding universal stress protein, with product MLDNTELFQKILYTTDFSKASEKALDYVIKLKGAGAEEVIILHVVDISTLEAYEDIYSLKGMSSNQIIETIKNEIKKKLEGIEEKIRAQGLKTKVLVRIGKSYKEIVKVAEEENVSLIVIASIGRGVKWGVFDVFLGSTAGKVVARAKRPVLVVK
- a CDS encoding complex I subunit 1 family protein — its product is MTWGDLGSYTLQSLLYPGLLFIIIMIIFTQWIYRKVAGRVQYRRGPTYVGPFGLLQPFADLMKLLLKEDVVSRYSAKIAPVIIAALGVGAITVLTLMTPLAYDPVHAPFDIILFFYLALWASLSIMFLGLATPNPYTSLGVGRYMALLVSAEPAYISSFLVPVIIASKIDPGVEYSLYRSSLISYQLWTDNVFSLIAMIIAAIAGFLAMMGILEIKPFDFPEAEGEIYWGIFTEYGGPRLALAFFILFAERIVVPIIYVLLFLGGSWPIDISTNYIGGLLVIFAKFIVVFILLSVIDNVMPRFKPTQGVRFLWKYPVTLAIAALIIALLI
- a CDS encoding Na+/H+ antiporter subunit C, with the protein product MIDVSTLIWSYIYAVTITIIVITVYGMATRPNIVKKLILLSILSDTGNLIAVMIGVHAGMIKPPVFPGISFTDHPVAGYNELLNFAGEAVDPIPQVLVVTAIVIGLAVLVFLGYVTLLLYQKYGTLDVRLLEKKIRGEKSG
- a CDS encoding cation:proton antiporter, yielding MEDFIDLVLALFLAFSVGRLLEEGFSRLGVPSVLGDLTVGIIFGASLLGWYPVGGVVKAFSVFGVFLLLFYAGLETRYSEFMRSLPVYGIITLGEVLVAFSLGYIIGVSFGYPPKSAYFVGTVLVATSVSVSIKTLVEINKLHTLEGYTVMGIAVLDDLAALITIVVGASLVKTGTISFGTVSEILLIAISAWLIIVVLLHRYGSYISRLASHLHTDESILVSILATVFGLTLLSQYINLSPLVIAYAAGLGFSEAWGSRTVAEKVRLLAVLFSPLFFITTTAEIDLKTAIVPQYILFYTVMIIAAFVGKLLGGGLTSFLVGYPAWASLRIGVGLFPRAEFCIIAAYMGYSYHVIGADVYLAALLIIVATNFLTPPILKYVYSHGPQYDPLKFKPKIVLFMEKLMRKTKRTG